A genomic region of Desulfosarcina ovata subsp. ovata contains the following coding sequences:
- a CDS encoding Mrp/NBP35 family ATP-binding protein, translating to MKKEPTGVNIMDKPPEPSPDEKARQSLGLIKNKIIVMSGKGGVGKSSVSVNLAISLADKGFKVGLLDVDIHGPDIPRMLGLMGMMAANANRKLDPMRYSDNLSAVSIESLMSDKDDAIIWRGPAKHGAIRQFIGEVEWGDLDYLIIDSPPGTGDEPLTVAQLIKDARAIIVTTPQEVALADVRKSINFCRTVKMEILGLIENMSSYTCPHCGKPVDIFGSGGGERTAALAGLNLLGRIPFDPDIVKCGDAGASYQKQYSETPATRVFGEIASKISDATQS from the coding sequence ATGAAAAAAGAACCGACCGGCGTCAACATTATGGACAAACCGCCGGAACCCAGTCCGGACGAAAAGGCCAGGCAATCTCTCGGTCTGATTAAAAACAAAATCATCGTCATGAGCGGAAAAGGCGGTGTCGGCAAATCCAGTGTATCCGTCAACCTGGCCATCTCCCTGGCAGACAAAGGGTTTAAGGTCGGATTGCTGGATGTCGATATTCACGGTCCCGACATCCCCAGGATGCTGGGGCTTATGGGAATGATGGCGGCCAACGCAAATAGAAAGCTGGACCCCATGCGATATTCCGACAACCTGTCGGCGGTGTCCATTGAATCGCTCATGTCTGACAAGGATGATGCCATCATCTGGCGCGGACCGGCCAAGCACGGTGCCATCCGACAGTTCATCGGCGAAGTCGAATGGGGGGACCTGGACTACCTGATCATCGATTCGCCCCCGGGAACCGGTGATGAACCCCTGACCGTGGCCCAGCTGATCAAGGACGCCCGGGCCATCATCGTAACCACGCCCCAGGAAGTCGCTCTGGCGGATGTAAGAAAATCCATCAATTTCTGTCGGACGGTCAAAATGGAAATTCTCGGCCTGATAGAGAACATGAGCAGCTACACCTGCCCCCACTGCGGAAAACCGGTCGACATTTTCGGTTCCGGGGGCGGTGAACGTACCGCCGCCTTGGCCGGGTTGAACCTGCTTGGACGGATTCCCTTCGATCCCGATATCGTGAAGTGCGGGGATGCCGGTGCCTCCTATCAGAAGCAGTATTCCGAAACCCCGGCGACCCGTGTTTTCGGTGAAATCGCATCAAAAATATCCGATGCCACCCAAAGTTGA
- the prxU gene encoding thioredoxin-dependent peroxiredoxin (Most members of this family contain a selenocysteine.): MAEEVAVGCARPTGGPVGEEVPENANETIVAPTKEETKMIHVGEKAPDFVAPGYQKGKFINAKLSDYLGKWVLLCFYPGDFTFVUATEISAVAETYPEFQKLGVEILSMSIDSMFVHKMWDDHELSKMVDGGVPFPMLSDAGGKVGKLFGIYNDAAGVENRGRFIIDPDGVIQGYEVLTPPVGRNVQETLRQVQAFQLIRKTKGAEATPSGWRPGKMTLKPGPDLVGNVWKEWKTSMAFD; the protein is encoded by the coding sequence ATGGCAGAAGAAGTGGCGGTCGGGTGTGCCCGGCCCACTGGCGGACCCGTCGGTGAAGAGGTACCAGAAAACGCGAATGAGACAATCGTTGCACCAACCAAGGAGGAGACGAAAATGATTCATGTCGGTGAAAAAGCACCCGATTTTGTGGCTCCGGGATATCAGAAGGGCAAGTTCATCAACGCCAAGCTGTCGGATTATCTGGGCAAATGGGTGCTGCTCTGTTTTTACCCCGGTGATTTCACCTTTGTATGAGCCACTGAAATTTCGGCGGTCGCCGAAACTTATCCTGAATTTCAGAAGCTGGGCGTTGAAATTCTCTCCATGAGCATCGACAGCATGTTCGTGCATAAGATGTGGGATGATCATGAACTATCCAAGATGGTGGATGGTGGGGTGCCCTTTCCCATGTTGTCGGATGCCGGAGGCAAGGTGGGAAAATTGTTTGGTATATACAACGATGCCGCCGGCGTGGAAAACCGGGGCCGCTTCATCATCGACCCGGACGGCGTTATTCAGGGATACGAGGTGCTGACGCCACCGGTGGGTCGCAATGTGCAGGAAACCCTGAGACAGGTTCAAGCCTTCCAGCTGATCCGCAAGACCAAGGGAGCAGAGGCCACACCATCGGGATGGCGACCCGGTAAGATGACCCTCAAGCCGGGTCCGGATCTGGTCGGCAACGTCTGGAAGGAGTGGAAAACAAGCATGGCGTTCGACTAA
- a CDS encoding antitoxin Xre/MbcA/ParS toxin-binding domain-containing protein, with protein MQYLATSTHSVNADQLIHQLKAGFPVESFDDLRKRLDLSDNSLAKIVQIPRRTLSRRRVNGRFNTAESERVLRLTQVYEMAAEVFGSSEKARRWLKKPARGLGGRIPLEYADTYIGANEVIKLLGRIDHGVFPG; from the coding sequence ATGCAATACCTCGCTACCAGCACCCATTCCGTCAATGCAGACCAGCTTATTCACCAACTGAAAGCTGGATTTCCCGTTGAATCCTTTGACGACCTGCGTAAACGCCTCGATCTTAGCGATAATTCTTTGGCGAAGATTGTACAAATCCCAAGGCGTACACTCAGCCGACGCAGGGTGAATGGTCGTTTTAATACCGCAGAATCTGAGCGTGTGCTTCGATTGACCCAGGTTTATGAAATGGCTGCTGAAGTTTTTGGCAGCAGCGAAAAGGCAAGACGCTGGCTGAAGAAACCGGCCAGGGGGTTAGGCGGTCGGATTCCCTTAGAGTATGCCGACACCTATATCGGCGCCAATGAAGTGATCAAGCTGCTAGGCCGAATTGACCATGGAGTCTTTCCTGGATGA
- the hybA gene encoding hydrogenase 2 operon protein HybA: protein MGINRRDFFKILTAAGTAAAGSARPARAWQSRAPSDPVGCLVDLTRCIGCRKCEEACNRVNGLPAPDRRFEDLTVLDRNRRPDERTYTVVNRYTSEMIDERDQLIPTFVKLQCMHCQDPACASACIVGALSKKENGAVHYDVSKCIGCRYCMVACPFEIPAYEYHDPITPRVMKCTFCYERVQTENKLPGCAEICPVEAITFGRRSDILAEAKRRIKNNPGRYIDHVYGEKEVGGTSWMYLSGVPFEKLGFNSLPETPMPRLAETIQHSLFSYLWSPIVLFGMLGGVMWASKDKGDRADNHKDGGDR, encoded by the coding sequence ATGGGGATCAACAGACGCGATTTTTTTAAAATTCTAACCGCCGCCGGTACCGCCGCAGCCGGATCGGCCCGGCCCGCCCGCGCATGGCAGTCTAGGGCGCCATCGGACCCGGTCGGCTGTCTGGTGGATCTGACCCGCTGTATCGGCTGCCGCAAATGCGAAGAGGCCTGCAACCGGGTCAACGGACTACCGGCGCCGGATCGGCGTTTCGAAGACCTGACCGTGCTGGACCGCAATCGCCGCCCCGATGAGCGTACCTACACGGTGGTCAACCGGTATACGTCGGAGATGATTGACGAACGCGACCAACTGATCCCGACCTTTGTCAAACTGCAATGCATGCACTGCCAGGATCCGGCATGTGCCTCGGCCTGTATCGTGGGGGCCCTGTCCAAAAAGGAAAACGGTGCGGTGCACTACGACGTAAGCAAATGCATCGGCTGCCGCTACTGTATGGTGGCCTGCCCGTTCGAGATCCCGGCCTATGAGTACCACGACCCCATCACCCCAAGGGTAATGAAGTGCACGTTCTGCTACGAGCGCGTACAGACGGAAAACAAACTTCCCGGGTGCGCCGAGATCTGCCCGGTGGAGGCCATCACCTTCGGCCGACGCAGTGACATATTGGCCGAGGCCAAACGACGCATCAAAAATAATCCCGGCCGCTACATCGATCATGTGTATGGTGAGAAAGAGGTCGGCGGCACGAGTTGGATGTACCTCTCGGGGGTGCCGTTTGAAAAGCTGGGCTTCAACAGCCTGCCGGAAACGCCCATGCCCCGGCTGGCGGAGACGATCCAACACAGCCTGTTCAGCTACCTGTGGTCACCGATTGTGCTCTTCGGCATGCTGGGGGGGGTGATGTGGGCGTCGAAAGACAAAGGCGACCGCGCCGACAACCACAAGGACGGAGGTGACCGATGA
- the nrfD gene encoding NrfD/PsrC family molybdoenzyme membrane anchor subunit, with amino-acid sequence MSHQAAPVKAKFWTPGVVVLAVLMAAGGGAIIARFIGGIGYVSNLTTARPWGLWIGVDVASGVALAAGGFTTAFLAHIIGRHYYEAVVRPALLTAMLGYTFVVLGLLVDIGRSWAIWKPMLYWNPTSVLFEVAMCVMFYLNVLYLEFLPIVVERFKGRVNLPGPLAALNAPVDGLLRLADAVLPKIMWVFIILGVVLSCMHQSSLGSLMLIAPTKLHPLWYTPILPLLFLTSAIAVGYPMVVFETTLATTSLKLDSEMKVLTPLTRITIFLLGLYLALKVGDMVVRGTYVYLLDGTAQTNAFLVELIFGVIVPWLMLLSPAVRRSRRGLFIACTLIVVGVLVNRLNVFVVGYRPPISEANYFPSIGEILVTVGLIATLMFIYRFIITHLPVLARPEQEVRP; translated from the coding sequence ATGAGCCATCAGGCAGCGCCTGTCAAGGCGAAATTCTGGACTCCCGGTGTGGTCGTTTTGGCCGTGCTCATGGCCGCCGGGGGGGGCGCCATTATCGCGCGGTTCATCGGCGGTATCGGCTATGTCTCCAACCTGACCACCGCGCGGCCCTGGGGGTTGTGGATCGGGGTGGACGTGGCCTCCGGCGTGGCCCTGGCCGCCGGAGGGTTTACCACCGCTTTCCTGGCCCACATCATCGGCCGCCACTATTACGAGGCCGTTGTCCGTCCGGCCCTGCTCACCGCCATGCTGGGATATACTTTTGTCGTCCTGGGGCTTTTGGTGGATATCGGTCGCAGCTGGGCCATCTGGAAGCCCATGCTCTACTGGAACCCCACCTCGGTGCTGTTCGAGGTGGCCATGTGCGTGATGTTCTACCTCAACGTACTTTACCTCGAATTTCTGCCCATTGTCGTCGAACGCTTCAAGGGACGGGTCAACCTGCCCGGACCGCTGGCGGCCCTGAATGCGCCCGTGGACGGGCTGCTGCGCCTGGCCGACGCGGTTCTGCCGAAAATCATGTGGGTGTTCATCATTCTTGGCGTGGTGCTCTCCTGCATGCACCAGTCCAGCCTGGGGTCGTTGATGCTGATCGCGCCCACCAAGCTGCATCCGCTCTGGTACACGCCCATCCTGCCGCTTCTGTTTCTCACTTCGGCGATTGCCGTGGGTTATCCCATGGTGGTGTTCGAAACCACCCTGGCCACGACATCCCTTAAACTCGACTCGGAGATGAAGGTGCTGACGCCGCTGACCCGCATCACCATTTTTCTGTTGGGGCTTTACCTGGCCCTCAAGGTGGGCGACATGGTGGTGCGTGGCACCTATGTCTATCTCTTGGATGGAACGGCTCAAACCAATGCGTTTCTCGTCGAACTCATTTTCGGTGTGATCGTGCCCTGGTTGATGCTCCTCTCACCGGCAGTGCGCCGCTCCCGACGCGGGCTGTTCATCGCCTGCACGCTGATCGTTGTCGGGGTGCTGGTCAATCGTCTGAATGTGTTCGTCGTGGGATACCGCCCGCCCATCAGCGAAGCCAATTATTTTCCGTCCATCGGTGAGATATTGGTCACCGTGGGGCTGATCGCCACATTGATGTTCATTTATCGATTTATCATTACTCATTTACCCGTCTTAGCCAGACCGGAACAGGAGGTTCGTCCATGA
- a CDS encoding radical SAM protein, with the protein MKQPDYRYLFGPVPSRRFGRSLGIDLTPYKTCSLDCVFCQLGRTPQKTLDRKVYVPTANVIAEIDHWLQTDGNADYLTLSGSGEPTLHAEFGRVLAFLRDQPIPSVLLTNGTLLNVPEVREAAALARVVKVSLSAWDQKSFEWVNRPHPQLAFKSFFDGLKQFRNSYDGQLWLEVFLLSGINAMAIDVEKIALLARQLKPDRIHLNTIARPPAENFAAAVSMDQMEVLASLFDPPAQIAAGFSNERSETIKANEETILAMLKRRPCTIQHIQTAFGMHINEVSKYLGLLMKKEQIHADLKNQEVYYRSI; encoded by the coding sequence ATGAAACAACCCGACTATCGATATCTTTTCGGTCCGGTGCCATCCCGTCGTTTCGGGCGCTCCCTGGGAATTGACCTAACGCCTTACAAAACTTGCAGCCTGGATTGTGTCTTCTGCCAGTTAGGCCGTACGCCGCAAAAAACGTTAGATAGAAAAGTGTACGTCCCCACAGCCAATGTCATTGCTGAAATCGACCACTGGCTGCAAACCGATGGCAATGCGGATTACCTGACCCTCTCCGGATCCGGCGAACCCACCCTGCATGCCGAGTTTGGCCGGGTGCTGGCGTTTCTCCGCGATCAGCCCATTCCGTCGGTGCTGTTAACCAACGGCACCCTTTTAAACGTACCGGAAGTACGGGAAGCCGCTGCCCTGGCCCGGGTGGTCAAAGTTTCGCTGAGCGCCTGGGATCAGAAATCTTTCGAGTGGGTCAACCGCCCTCATCCTCAACTTGCATTCAAATCATTTTTCGATGGATTAAAACAATTCCGCAACAGCTATGACGGTCAGTTGTGGCTGGAGGTCTTCCTGCTTTCCGGTATTAACGCCATGGCCATCGATGTTGAAAAAATTGCCCTCCTGGCGCGCCAGCTGAAGCCGGACCGCATCCATCTCAACACCATCGCCCGGCCTCCGGCCGAGAATTTTGCCGCGGCCGTATCCATGGACCAGATGGAGGTGCTTGCCAGCCTGTTCGACCCACCGGCCCAGATCGCCGCCGGATTCAGCAACGAGCGCTCGGAAACGATTAAAGCCAATGAAGAAACCATTCTTGCCATGCTCAAACGCCGGCCCTGCACCATCCAACATATCCAAACGGCATTCGGGATGCATATCAACGAAGTCTCCAAATACCTGGGGCTGCTCATGAAGAAGGAACAGATTCACGCCGATTTAAAAAACCAGGAGGTTTATTACCGGTCCATTTGA
- a CDS encoding NifB/NifX family molybdenum-iron cluster-binding protein yields the protein MKIAISAAGQNLESTVDERFGRCQYFIILETDDMSYEVIENTNANLSGSAGIQSASLVASKGVEAVITGNCGPKAMQVFAETTIKVIIGQHGMIKDVVEKFKNGVLSPSTRGNVPEKSGVVQSASVPGVQQPGMAGGGRGMGGGGGRGMGGCGGRGMGGGGRGMGGGGGRGMGGGRGMGGRR from the coding sequence ATGAAAATCGCAATCAGTGCTGCCGGTCAAAATCTTGAATCAACCGTCGATGAACGCTTTGGCCGATGTCAGTATTTTATTATCCTTGAAACGGACGACATGAGTTACGAAGTGATTGAAAACACCAATGCCAACCTGTCGGGCAGTGCTGGCATCCAATCGGCCAGTCTAGTCGCATCCAAAGGCGTAGAGGCCGTTATTACCGGCAACTGCGGCCCCAAAGCCATGCAGGTTTTCGCCGAGACGACGATCAAGGTAATCATCGGTCAACACGGAATGATCAAAGACGTTGTCGAGAAGTTTAAAAACGGAGTTCTCAGCCCATCGACCCGCGGGAACGTTCCCGAGAAATCCGGGGTCGTGCAGTCCGCATCCGTACCAGGCGTCCAACAGCCAGGCATGGCCGGTGGTGGCCGGGGTATGGGTGGCGGTGGCGGCCGAGGCATGGGCGGTTGCGGTGGCCGGGGCATGGGCGGGGGCGGTCGGGGCATGGGTGGCGGCGGTGGCCGAGGCATGGGCGGCGGCCGAGGTATGGGTGGTCGACGATAG
- a CDS encoding tetrathionate reductase family octaheme c-type cytochrome translates to MSITGPVHRLFFTIVLTGICLIVPVQAAAPPTEAPQPAAATQWVAPDQEAAKKRAAEVVPFVEGVRDECRLCRQQRLRDQGLGVKDQSESYFLLDSPIIRQTEDHYGPVRFMHSKHAVVTKDCALCHHHRPLDESASETVRCSACHQQPFQKSHPERLGLKAAYHQQCMGCHREMDKGPIDCAGCHRKNVPDHKEKIQLAENPEPSQVTAECLRCHQAAGEDMLKSAHWLWKGPSPNTLDHGKRVDLGKATIATNNFUISITSNEARCTSCHAGYGWKDDSFDFTDMTKIDCLVCHDTTGTYKKTPTAAGMPDSSVDLVAVAKSVGLTSRKTCGDCHFNGGGGEAVKHADLSRQLLKPPRNCDIHMGGYDFQCSECHRTRNHKIAGRSSSVPVVEGSMSCTGCHSNTPHYGDDLLDHHLNKHCNNISCNTCHAPLYAKCKPTKVFWDWSKAGDKAREVIKDKYGMDDYLWKKGEFIWKESAKPVYAWYGGFMKRVLLGDPLDRSLPEINITEPVGSINDPNSKISPFKIMKGTQAVDAEYDYLLVPHLYPRDKNDTTAYWKHRDWQKAFADGMKAADMKYSGKYEWIRTNMYWGVEHEVMPADMALSCVQCHASLKGERTCDRCHQDNRDVDFKSIAHKGTDFSYMASMGRDVSHLVGSTDYIDFKSLGYKGDPIIYGGRFKKLPMGYKAQE, encoded by the coding sequence ATGAGCATAACAGGACCGGTTCATCGACTATTTTTCACCATTGTCCTGACCGGGATTTGTTTGATTGTCCCAGTTCAGGCCGCCGCGCCGCCGACAGAGGCACCGCAGCCGGCGGCAGCGACCCAATGGGTCGCCCCGGACCAGGAAGCTGCCAAGAAGCGGGCCGCCGAGGTGGTTCCTTTCGTGGAAGGCGTACGCGATGAATGCCGCCTGTGCCGGCAGCAGCGACTCCGGGACCAGGGCCTGGGCGTCAAGGATCAGTCGGAAAGCTATTTTCTGCTGGACAGCCCGATCATTCGCCAAACCGAAGACCACTACGGTCCGGTGCGCTTCATGCACAGCAAACACGCCGTGGTGACCAAGGACTGTGCCTTGTGCCACCACCATCGGCCCCTGGATGAATCGGCGTCGGAAACCGTGCGCTGCTCGGCCTGTCACCAGCAGCCGTTCCAGAAAAGCCATCCCGAACGGCTGGGGCTCAAGGCGGCCTATCACCAGCAGTGCATGGGCTGCCACCGGGAGATGGACAAGGGTCCCATCGACTGTGCCGGCTGTCATCGCAAAAACGTTCCCGATCACAAGGAAAAGATTCAACTGGCGGAAAACCCGGAACCATCCCAGGTGACGGCGGAATGCCTGCGCTGCCATCAGGCAGCCGGCGAAGACATGCTCAAATCCGCCCACTGGCTCTGGAAGGGTCCCTCTCCGAACACCCTCGACCACGGAAAAAGGGTCGATCTCGGTAAGGCCACCATTGCCACGAACAACTTCTGAATCAGCATCACCAGCAACGAGGCTCGTTGCACCAGTTGTCACGCCGGCTATGGTTGGAAAGACGATTCCTTTGATTTTACCGATATGACCAAAATCGACTGCCTGGTGTGTCACGATACCACCGGCACTTACAAGAAAACGCCCACGGCGGCGGGTATGCCGGATTCGTCCGTAGATCTGGTGGCCGTGGCCAAAAGCGTCGGCCTGACGTCCCGCAAAACCTGCGGAGACTGTCACTTCAACGGTGGCGGCGGCGAGGCGGTCAAACATGCCGATCTCTCACGTCAACTGCTAAAACCGCCGCGTAATTGCGACATTCACATGGGGGGGTACGATTTTCAATGTTCCGAGTGCCATCGTACCCGCAACCACAAGATCGCCGGTCGCAGTTCCTCGGTTCCCGTGGTGGAGGGCAGCATGTCGTGTACGGGCTGTCATTCAAATACGCCTCATTACGGGGACGACCTTTTGGATCACCATCTGAACAAGCACTGCAACAACATCAGTTGCAACACCTGCCATGCTCCGCTTTACGCCAAATGCAAGCCCACCAAAGTGTTCTGGGATTGGTCAAAGGCGGGGGACAAGGCGCGTGAAGTGATCAAAGATAAATACGGGATGGACGATTATCTCTGGAAAAAAGGCGAGTTTATCTGGAAGGAGTCGGCCAAGCCGGTTTACGCCTGGTACGGCGGATTCATGAAACGGGTGCTTTTGGGCGACCCGTTGGACCGAAGTCTGCCGGAGATCAACATCACCGAGCCGGTGGGCTCCATCAACGATCCCAATTCCAAAATCTCTCCGTTCAAGATCATGAAGGGGACCCAGGCGGTGGATGCCGAGTATGACTACCTGCTCGTTCCCCATCTATATCCCCGGGACAAGAATGACACGACCGCCTACTGGAAACACCGTGACTGGCAGAAGGCCTTTGCGGACGGAATGAAGGCGGCCGATATGAAATATTCCGGCAAGTACGAATGGATTAGAACCAATATGTACTGGGGTGTCGAACACGAGGTGATGCCGGCCGACATGGCGCTTTCCTGCGTGCAATGCCACGCCAGCCTCAAGGGCGAGCGGACATGCGACCGCTGCCACCAGGACAATCGCGATGTCGATTTCAAGTCCATTGCCCACAAAGGCACCGACTTTTCCTACATGGCCTCAATGGGCCGGGATGTCAGCCATCTGGTCGGCAGCACAGACTATATCGACTTCAAATCTTTGGGGTACAAGGGCGATCCCATTATTTACGGCGGGCGATTCAAGAAACTGCCCATGGGATATAAGGCGCAAGAATAA
- a CDS encoding sigma-54 interaction domain-containing protein, protein MQIGELNRHWERVINTMNEALLVISQAGRILSVNRSFEEMTGYTADEVTGQPCTLLECQACEMAINNQGDGWCKLFDAGQSEMRRCRCTIRKKDGTFLPALKNASVLRDDDGTVLGAVETLTDLSELDRLDRKVEILSRQLDETNAFSGITGSSDPMKVVFDIIEKAAVSDAPIIIFGESGTGKEMVARAIHEKGRRSNGPFVQLNCAALNESLLESELFGHVKGSFTGAFRDRMGRFESANGGDLFLDEIGDIPLSIQIKLLRVLETRQFERVGDNRPISTDVRIITATNRNLLELIDQKRFREDLYFRINVIPIHLPPLRDRRDDIPLLVNTFIKRLELRTGKPIRGLTREALNRFMDYSWPGNVREMKSALEYAFTVAGKDTIDSDHLPPHMLAKPRPAVSTAAEPFAPPENDERRQLVKALQAAGGNQSQAARLLGINRVTVWNRMRKYGIQLKRDLKN, encoded by the coding sequence ATGCAGATCGGCGAACTCAACCGCCACTGGGAACGGGTCATCAACACCATGAACGAAGCACTGTTGGTCATCAGCCAGGCAGGACGCATTCTTTCGGTCAACCGGTCCTTTGAGGAAATGACCGGTTACACCGCCGACGAGGTGACCGGCCAGCCATGCACCCTGCTGGAATGCCAGGCCTGTGAAATGGCCATCAACAACCAGGGGGATGGCTGGTGTAAACTCTTTGATGCCGGACAGTCGGAGATGCGTCGCTGCCGCTGCACGATCCGGAAAAAGGATGGCACGTTCCTGCCTGCCCTGAAAAATGCCTCCGTGCTGCGTGACGACGATGGGACGGTTCTGGGCGCCGTGGAAACGTTGACCGATTTGAGCGAACTGGACCGCCTGGACCGGAAAGTCGAAATCCTCTCACGCCAACTGGATGAAACCAACGCGTTCAGTGGTATCACCGGCAGCAGCGACCCGATGAAGGTGGTATTTGACATCATCGAGAAAGCGGCCGTCAGTGACGCCCCGATCATTATTTTTGGCGAGAGCGGGACCGGCAAGGAGATGGTGGCCAGGGCCATCCACGAAAAGGGCCGCAGAAGCAACGGTCCTTTCGTCCAGCTCAATTGTGCCGCGTTGAACGAATCCCTTCTGGAAAGCGAGCTTTTCGGCCATGTGAAAGGTTCTTTTACCGGTGCATTCCGTGATCGCATGGGCCGTTTCGAATCCGCCAATGGGGGTGACCTCTTCCTGGACGAAATCGGTGACATCCCCCTTTCCATCCAGATCAAACTGCTGCGGGTGCTGGAAACCCGTCAGTTCGAACGGGTGGGGGATAACCGGCCCATTTCCACGGATGTAAGAATTATCACCGCCACCAACCGCAATCTGCTGGAACTGATCGACCAGAAACGCTTTCGTGAGGATCTTTACTTCCGGATCAACGTGATTCCCATTCATTTGCCGCCGCTACGCGACCGTCGGGACGATATCCCACTGCTGGTCAATACTTTCATCAAGCGCCTGGAGCTGCGCACGGGCAAACCGATTCGCGGGTTGACGCGTGAGGCCCTGAACCGCTTCATGGACTACTCCTGGCCCGGCAATGTCAGGGAGATGAAAAGTGCCCTGGAGTATGCGTTCACCGTTGCCGGCAAGGACACCATCGATAGCGACCATCTTCCGCCGCACATGCTGGCCAAACCAAGGCCTGCCGTTTCGACGGCTGCCGAGCCGTTTGCCCCACCGGAAAATGACGAGCGCCGGCAGCTGGTCAAGGCCCTGCAGGCCGCCGGCGGCAACCAGAGCCAGGCCGCGCGGCTGCTCGGCATCAATCGCGTGACGGTCTGGAACCGCATGCGCAAGTATGGCATCCAGCTCAAGCGGGATCTCAAAAACTGA
- a CDS encoding MBL fold metallo-hydrolase → MYFNQIAVPGLGCLSYVIGCPRAKAMAVVDPKRDVQDYLEIAREEGMQITHIINTHVHADHVSGDQELRLATGADIYIHESAPVEYKHKDLKEGDVFDLGAAKIEVLHTPGHTPNSISMLVTDKARSEEPEMLLTGDLLFVGDIGRPDLPGAEILDEQVENLYNSLYVKLANYPDHLEVFPAHGEGSLCGRGMSAKKSSTLGYERRANPMLRFESFEAFKKEVMSVFPARPKSFSHIIQTNLKGAATLDACPMDKSLTPKQFEEMMNDGAVVIDARDSAGFGGFHIPGSINIGFEKQLANWVGMVVDPSSEILLVVDDREDYDRMVTELHRIGYDLIFGYLSGGIMAWLMSGRPVDQLEQISPQQLSERLESSNIRVIDVRTPAEWEAGRIKWAKHLPLSDILAGHLPEEEKDEEIVLQCGSGYRSNIAASILRQAGFSRAKSLAGGIFAWSNAGLQLVAA, encoded by the coding sequence ATGTATTTCAATCAAATCGCCGTTCCCGGGTTGGGGTGTCTTTCCTACGTGATCGGCTGTCCGCGGGCCAAGGCCATGGCCGTGGTCGATCCGAAACGCGATGTGCAGGACTATCTGGAGATTGCCCGTGAGGAGGGCATGCAGATCACCCACATCATCAACACCCATGTGCATGCCGATCATGTCAGCGGCGATCAGGAATTGCGCTTGGCAACGGGCGCGGATATCTATATCCACGAAAGTGCCCCGGTCGAATACAAACACAAGGATCTTAAAGAGGGGGACGTTTTCGATCTCGGCGCCGCCAAAATTGAAGTGTTGCATACACCCGGACACACCCCCAACTCCATCTCCATGCTGGTAACCGACAAGGCCAGATCCGAGGAGCCGGAAATGCTGCTCACCGGTGATCTGCTTTTCGTCGGCGACATCGGACGTCCCGATCTGCCCGGTGCGGAGATTCTCGATGAACAGGTCGAAAATTTGTACAACAGCCTTTACGTCAAGCTGGCCAACTACCCGGATCATCTGGAAGTGTTTCCGGCCCACGGCGAAGGCTCGCTGTGCGGGCGGGGCATGAGTGCCAAGAAAAGTTCCACCCTCGGTTACGAACGTCGGGCCAATCCCATGCTGCGATTCGAATCCTTCGAGGCGTTTAAAAAGGAGGTGATGTCGGTTTTCCCCGCCCGGCCCAAAAGCTTTTCCCACATCATCCAGACCAATCTCAAAGGGGCGGCCACCCTGGACGCCTGCCCCATGGACAAGAGCCTGACGCCCAAGCAGTTCGAAGAGATGATGAACGATGGCGCCGTCGTCATCGATGCCCGTGACTCGGCCGGCTTTGGTGGTTTTCACATCCCCGGCAGTATCAACATCGGGTTCGAGAAGCAGCTGGCCAACTGGGTCGGCATGGTAGTGGACCCCAGCTCGGAAATTCTCTTGGTGGTGGATGACCGCGAAGATTACGACCGCATGGTCACCGAGCTGCATCGCATTGGTTATGATCTGATTTTCGGTTATCTTTCCGGTGGCATCATGGCGTGGCTGATGAGCGGGCGGCCCGTGGACCAGTTGGAACAGATCTCTCCCCAGCAGTTGTCCGAGCGCCTGGAAAGCAGCAACATCCGTGTTATCGACGTGCGTACGCCAGCCGAATGGGAGGCCGGCCGAATCAAATGGGCCAAGCATCTGCCGCTTTCGGACATTCTCGCGGGTCATCTCCCCGAAGAGGAAAAAGATGAAGAGATCGTCCTGCAATGCGGCAGCGGTTATCGTTCTAACATCGCGGCCAGCATCCTGCGCCAGGCGGGATTTTCGCGGGCCAAATCCCTGGCCGGCGGTATTTTCGCGTGGTCCAACGCGGGGTTGCAGTTGGTCGCTGCTTAA